In the Sphingobacteriaceae bacterium genome, one interval contains:
- a CDS encoding alpha-ketoacid dehydrogenase subunit beta: protein MPRLNLVQAVNDAMMVEMRRDDRVLVMGQDVGVNGGVFRATEGLYNEFGPDRCIDTPLAESAIVGTAVGMAVYGLRPVVEIQFDGFMPPAFDQIVSHVARIRNRSRGRFTCPMVIRAPYAGGVRAPEHHSESPEAWYAHVPGLKVVIPATPYDAKGLLIAAIRDPDPVIFLEPKSIYRAFREEVPAEAYTVPIGKARVVQEGTDLTVIAWGAMLHLAQKVVQDVQAETGWSIELIDLRTISPVDRETIIHSVQKTGRCVIVHEAPQQGGFGGELIALINEHAFFHLQAPVARVCGYDVPTPFFAREQFHLPSPQRTRAAIEQVMAS, encoded by the coding sequence ATGCCCCGTCTCAATTTGGTCCAGGCCGTCAACGACGCCATGATGGTAGAAATGCGCCGGGATGACCGGGTGCTGGTCATGGGCCAGGACGTGGGGGTCAACGGCGGCGTTTTCCGGGCCACCGAAGGACTGTACAACGAGTTCGGCCCCGATCGCTGCATTGATACGCCCCTGGCGGAATCGGCCATCGTGGGCACCGCCGTGGGCATGGCCGTCTACGGCCTGCGGCCCGTGGTGGAGATCCAGTTCGACGGCTTCATGCCTCCCGCCTTCGACCAGATCGTCTCCCACGTGGCCCGCATCCGGAACCGTTCCCGGGGGCGGTTCACCTGCCCTATGGTCATCAGGGCCCCCTATGCCGGCGGCGTGCGGGCCCCGGAGCACCATTCCGAAAGCCCCGAGGCATGGTACGCCCACGTGCCGGGCCTCAAGGTGGTCATCCCCGCCACGCCTTACGACGCCAAGGGCTTGTTGATCGCCGCCATCCGGGACCCCGACCCCGTAATCTTTTTGGAGCCCAAGAGCATCTACCGGGCCTTCCGGGAGGAAGTGCCCGCCGAAGCCTATACCGTTCCCATCGGCAAGGCCCGGGTCGTGCAGGAAGGCACCGACCTGACGGTCATCGCCTGGGGAGCCATGCTGCACCTGGCCCAAAAGGTGGTCCAGGACGTGCAGGCGGAAACGGGCTGGTCCATCGAACTCATCGACCTGCGCACCATTTCCCCGGTGGACAGGGAGACCATCATCCATTCCGTCCAGAAGACCGGCCGCTGCGTCATCGTCCACGAAGCGCCCCAGCAAGGGGGCTTCGGCGGCGAACTCATCGCCCTCATCAACGAGCACGCCTTTTTCCACCTGCAGGCTCCCGTGGCCCGGGTGTGCGGCTACGACGTCCCGACCCCCTTCTTCGCCCGGGAGCAGTTCCACCTGCCCAGCCCGCAGCGCACCAGGGCCGCCATCGAGCAGGTGATGGCTTCGTGA
- a CDS encoding dihydrolipoamide acetyltransferase family protein, which translates to MAYEFRLPDVGEGLHEAEIVRWLVKEGDSLAEDQPMVEIQTDKAVVEIASPVAGTVAKLHAAEGDTVAVGAVLITIDLAEGASPPAAGAKSPRAEASSPAESAVPAASTPVATVPPAPPAPSGPILAAPSTRRLARELGVDLAQVKGTGPAGRITDEDVQRAAALLAGGAQRDGLAPGGAAAAAAAAPAAAPAASPPAGGEERVPLRGLRRKIAEQMVRSMQTIPHAVHMDEVDVTELVQLRDQAHALAEEQGLRLTFLPFIIKAVTAALRRYRELNASLDDEREEIVYKHYYHIGIATDTDDGLVVPVIKHADQKSIFQLAADLDRLARQARDRTIQLDDLRDSTFTITNIGPLGGVFATPIINAPEAAILAVHRIKERPVVHEGQIVARHMLNLSLAFDHRIVDGAVAARFLNQVMEYLAKPSLLFMEMV; encoded by the coding sequence ATGGCCTATGAGTTTCGACTGCCCGACGTGGGCGAAGGACTTCATGAAGCGGAAATCGTGCGCTGGCTCGTCAAGGAAGGGGATTCCCTGGCGGAAGACCAGCCCATGGTGGAGATCCAGACCGACAAGGCCGTGGTGGAGATCGCATCCCCCGTGGCGGGCACCGTGGCCAAGCTCCACGCCGCCGAAGGCGACACCGTGGCCGTGGGCGCCGTCTTGATCACCATCGACCTGGCGGAAGGAGCGTCGCCGCCGGCAGCAGGCGCCAAATCCCCCCGGGCGGAGGCGTCCTCGCCGGCGGAATCCGCTGTTCCAGCGGCCTCGACGCCCGTAGCCACGGTGCCGCCGGCACCCCCGGCGCCATCGGGGCCCATCTTGGCGGCCCCCTCCACCCGGCGCCTGGCCAGGGAACTGGGTGTGGATCTGGCCCAGGTGAAGGGGACGGGCCCCGCCGGGCGCATCACCGACGAAGACGTCCAGCGGGCCGCCGCCCTCCTGGCCGGGGGCGCCCAGCGGGACGGACTGGCCCCCGGTGGCGCCGCCGCTGCGGCAGCCGCGGCGCCGGCTGCCGCCCCCGCGGCCTCCCCGCCCGCCGGCGGTGAGGAACGGGTTCCCCTGCGGGGCCTGCGGCGTAAGATCGCCGAGCAGATGGTCCGCAGCATGCAGACCATCCCCCACGCCGTCCACATGGACGAGGTGGACGTCACCGAATTGGTGCAATTGCGGGACCAGGCCCATGCCCTGGCGGAGGAGCAGGGTCTGCGGCTCACCTTCCTGCCCTTCATCATCAAGGCCGTCACCGCCGCCCTGCGCCGCTACCGGGAACTGAACGCCTCCTTGGACGATGAGCGGGAAGAAATCGTGTACAAGCACTACTACCACATCGGCATCGCCACCGACACCGACGACGGCCTGGTGGTGCCTGTCATCAAGCACGCCGACCAGAAGAGCATCTTCCAGCTGGCGGCGGATTTGGACCGGCTGGCCCGCCAGGCCCGGGACCGCACCATCCAATTGGATGACCTGCGGGACAGCACCTTCACCATCACCAACATCGGGCCCTTGGGGGGCGTCTTCGCCACCCCCATCATCAACGCCCCCGAGGCCGCCATCCTGGCCGTCCACCGCATCAAGGAGCGGCCCGTGGTCCATGAAGGGCAGATCGTAGCCCGGCACATGCTCAACTTGTCCTTGGCCTTCGACCACCGGATCGTGGACGGCGCCGTTGCAGCCCGGTTCCTGAACCAGGTCATGGAATACCTGGCCAAGCCCAGCCTGCTGTTTATGGAGATGGTCTGA